ACAACCCCACCTTGAGACTCCTAAGAAACTCCCTCATCTCATCAATTGAGGCATTCGCTATGTCACGAATGGTTGGGTACCTCTTGAACAGCTCCTCGGAGACCCTGTCCGTAACTTCATCCCTGTTCCTCTGGGATATTATGCACTTTATTAAGGTTTTATATGGATCTCCAGATACGTGCTTATCCCTGGGGTAAGTTGATTTAAGTATCCTTATTATCCTCTCTGCCCTTTCACGTTCTGATAAGTTTGAGCTTATTTCCATCAGCTATCACCACGAAGTCTTTGCCAATGACAACGTTCTTTAACTTTTCGAACTTTCCTCTGTAGATTTCCTCTAAATTTTGGTTCAATATTATAACCTCATTCTCAACTATCACAACTATCAAGTTCGAGCTGACGATTACATCTCTTATTTCCCCATCAAATTTCCTCTCAAGGATATCAACCGAGAACTTGGAGAACTCTATTCTCGTTCTGTCATCAACCCTCAGCGGAGAAGGATCGGCTTGAACGACCTTAAATTCTATGACCTTCCCTAGTATTGTTATTCCCACTGTTTCCCCGGTCCTCACGACTCTACCCCTAAGTTTGCTCCTAATTACTTCAACGAAATCACTTGGAAGATCTTCCCCAATCAGGGGCTTCAGCTTTAGTAATGCCATTTGAATCACCAATCCTAGTCTCTCATGCACCCTATAAGAATGTATTGTCAAAACGTCAAAATTTTTGTGAAAATCTTTTATTTGATCCTAATTAAACGTAAAGTTCGCGAGAGGTGTTCAATATGGATCCATGGGAAGTTGTTGAGAGGTATTCAAAGGTGATAGCCCCGGCAAACAGGACAACGTACTTCCCCCTCGTTCCAGTTAGAGCTGAAAACGCCAAAGTCTGGGATGTAAATGGAAGGGAATATATAGATTTCTTGAGTGATGCTGCAGTTCAAAACGTCGGTCACAACAATCCAAGAGTGATTAAGGCTGTTGAGGAGCAGATAAAGAGGCTCATGCATGCAACTTTCATCTATGCCTTTCCGCTTGAACCCTTATTATTAGCTGAGAAGCTCGTTGAGATAGTTCCAATAGAGAACGCGAAGGTGGCATTTGGACTCAGCGGTTCTGATGCAAACGATGGTGCCATAAAATTTGCGAGGGCTTACACTGAGAGACAGATAATCCTGAGTTACATAAGGAGCTTTTATGGAGCGACATACGGATCAATGAGCATAACGGGACTTGACCCAAAGGTAAAGGCTATGGTTGGAGAACTCAGTGGAGTTCATTTCATACCGTATCCAAACTGCTATCGCTGTCCATTTGGCAAAGACCCAAAGACGTGCAACATGGAGTGCGTAGAGTACATAAAAGAGAAGTTTGAAGGGGAGATCTACGCAGATGGAGTTGCCGCACTCTTTGCTGAACCAATCCAGGGAGATGCAGGAATGGTCGTCCCACCCAAGGATTACTTTAAGAAGGTAAAAAGAATACTCGACGATCATGGAATACTGCTCGTCGTTGATGAAATCCAGAGCGGTTTTGGAAGAACTGGGAGGTGGTTCGCAATAGAGCACTTCGGCGTTGAGCCTGATATAATAACTGTGGCGAAGCCACTCGGTGGAGGTTTACCGATAAGTGCCATAATAGGTAGGAGCGAAATAATGGATTCTCTACCACCATTGAGCCATGCATTTACACTCTCTGGAAATCCAACAGCTGCAAAAGCAGCTTTAGCCGTCATTGAGGAGATAGAGGAGAAGAATTTACTCAAGAGGGCTGAAAGGTTAGGAGAGCATGCAATGAAAAGGCTAAGGGGGATGATGAGGAGACATGAACTCATAGGAGATGTTAGAGGCTTGGGCCTAATGATTGGTGTTGAGCTGGTTAAGGATAGAGAAACAAAGGAGAGGGCATATGAGGAAACCAAAAAAGTTGTTTGGAGGGCCTTTGAGCTTGGCCTAATAGTCACTTTCCTCCAGGGAAACGTTCTAAGAATCCAGCCACCCCTAACAATTGAAGAGGAACTTTTAGATGAGGGATTGGATAGATTGAAGGAAGCAATTGAAGATGTTGAGGAGGGAAAGGTTCCCGATAGCGTTCTAGACAAGGTTCAAGGATGGTAGCTCTTGAATCTAAATTTTTATAAATCGATATATCGATAGATATGTCGGGTGAAATATTTGGAGAGACCCAACATTAGGGGGCACTTAAAATTCCTAGTCCTCCATATCCTCAAGGAAAAGCCCCTTCATGGATACGGGATAATTAAAGAGTTGGAGGAAAGATTTGGCATCCCTAGCCCCAGTCCAGGGGCAATCTATCCAGTCCTAGCATCACTCAGGAGAACGGGCCTAATTGAAAGCTCAGGGAAAGGAAAGAAGGAGAAAACTGTATACAGGATCACCAAAAAAGGGGAAAAATATCTAGAGGAACATAGAGATGAGCTAGAGAGGATTTTAAGCATTATGAAGAACTTCAAGGAGTTTCGAGAACTCGGAGGAGACAAGCTTGTTGAGGCCATTAGAGAATTATTGCTCTCACTTGATTCCCTAAATGAAGAGCAGAAACGAGCAATATCTTCGGAGATTTCGAGCTTCGTTAAGAGAATAAAGCTCATACTTCTTGGGAGGTGATAAAATGAATGCAAATGCAATTGAAGTTGACAAACTCGTTAAAAAGTATGGAGACTTTGAAGCTGTAAAGGGAATATCCTTCAAGGTGAAGAAAGGAGAAATATTTGCCTTCCTTGGACCGAACGGCGCTGGAAAGACAACAACCGTCCACGTCCTAACGACTCTTCTAAAGCCAACGAGTGGGAAGGCGATTGTTGCAGGATACGATGTTGTAGAGGAGCCTCAGGAGGTAAGGAAGAGAATCGGAATAGTCTTCCAGGATCCAAGCCTTGATAGGGAGCTAACGGCCTACGAAAACATGTACATCCACGGAAGGATATATGGATTAGGAGGAAAGGAGCTCAGGGAAAAGATCGAAGAACTCCTAAAGTTCGTTGAGTTATGGAAATTTAAGGACAAGCCAGTTAAGTACTTTTCAGGAGGTATGCAGAGGAGGCTTGAAATTGCAAGAGCATTGATACATGAACCAGAGATTCTCTTTTTAGACGAACCCACAATTGGTCTGGATCCCCAGACGAGGGCCCACATATGGGACTACATTAGGACAATGAAGGAAGAGCATGACATGACGATATTCCTGACGACGCACTACATGGATGAGGCCGAGCAGTTGGCCGATAGAATAGCGATAATAGATCATGGAAGGATAATAGCCGAGGGAACTGCTGAAGAGCTCAAGAAGCTCGTTGGAAACGACATTATCTACTTAAGGCTTGAGAGTCCTAAAGAGGAACTAAAATGCCTGAAGGCAGAGTTCATCCGGGGGTGTAAGGTACTCCCTGACGGAAGGGTTAGATTGGATGTTGGAAACGCTGCCGAGGCCTTACCAAAACTGTTCGAACTTGCTCAAAGAAATGGAATCAGGATTCTTGAGGTAACCTACCACAGGCCGACGCTCAATGATGTATTCCTCCACCTCACAGGGAGGGAAATTAGAGAGGAAAGTGGAGAATCCTTTGCCAGGATCATGATGAGGGCAAGAATGAGGAGGTGAGAGAATGAAGGTTCTAACGACGATGGTATATAGGGAGCTCAAGAGGTTCATAAGGTCGAGGGCAAGAGTTCTTGGCTCACTCTTAAACCCGTTAATATGGTTAATATTCTTCGGAAAAGGATGGGCTGGAGCTTTTAACTTCCCTGGAGCTAGAATGATCTTTGGAGGAGTTGACTACATGACCTACCTAGTTCCAGGAATAGTCGCAATGACCGTCTTCAATATGAGCTTCATGCAGGGAATAACCCTAATTTGGGACAGACAGTTTGGATTCCTTAAAGAGCTTCTAGTTGCCCCAGCTTCAAGGGTCGAAGCGATAATTGGAAGGAGTATAGGAGGGGCCTTAATGGCACTAATCCAGGGAGCAATAATATTGGCATTGAGCTTTACAATGACGGATCTAAAAATTTCTGGAGTAGTGCCAACTTTAATCCTTGGATTCCTGGTGGGTCTTGCAATTTCAGGCTTGGGAATGGCAATAGCTATGAAAATGACATCAATGGAGGGATTCCAGATAATAGTCACGATGCTGATGCTCCCAATGACGTTCCTCAGCGGTGCTTTTTACCCTATAAAGACGATGCCAACGTGGATGCAATGGTTAGCTAAAATCAATCCCTTGACGTACGCTGTCGATGGAGCAAGATACTACCTAGCTGGAATAAGCCCAACTTTCAGCATAACCACCGACTGGATTGTGCTATCTGGGTTAGCGGTGATATTCGTCGGAATAGCGGCACTTGAGTTTAGAAAGGCCACAATCGATTAACTTTTTAAATCTTTTATTCCAGGGAGAAGAGCGTGAACGTGAAAACTACCTTAATCCTGATCCTCGGAGGAGGGCTTGGAGCATTAGCGAGGTACTACATCTCGGGAATATTCCCAGTTTACAGGGACTTTCCCCTGGGAACGCTCCTAGTCAATTCTCTTGCAAGCTTCCTTCTCGGCTATTTGTATGGATTGTTATTCTCTGGACTTGATGTTTCATCTGAGTGGAGATTATTCTTAGGAACGGGATTTTGTGGAGGGTTAAGCACGTTCTCGACGTTCTCCTACGAGACATTCTCTCTGATTAGGGAAGGAGAACTCAGTATTGCAATGATGAATATTTTGGCAAACGTTTTAGTTACCTTAACCCTAGTGTATCTTGGATTTATTTTAGCTATAAGGAGGTGAGCCCATGGTTGAGGTTGAGCACTGGAACACGCTCAGACTCAAGATATACATCGGAGAGAACGACAAGTGGGAGGGAAGACCTCTCTACAAGGTCATCGTCGAGAAGCTTAGGGAAATGGGGATAGCGGGAGCAACGGTTTATAGGGGAATCTACGGATTTGGAAAGAAGAGCAGGATACATTCAAGCGATGTGATAAGGTTATCAACCGATCTACCCATAGTTATAGAGGTAGTTGATAGGGGGCATAATATTGAGAGAGCCGTTAACGCTATTAGGCCAATGATTAAGGATGGTATGATAACCGTTGAGCCAACGATAGTTTTATGGATGGGTGCAGAGGAAGAGATAAAGAAATTCGAGGAAGACGCCGTCGCGGAGAGGCGATGATGTAGATTGGCCTTTGGGGTATTGATGCCCGGGACCGGTGGAGGCTGAGCCGTATGAAAGTCGAAGAAGTCAAATTCGGACTTGTAAAGATAGATGGGAAGGAATTCACCCATGACATAGTCATATATCCCTCAGGGAGGATTAAAAGAAGGAAAAAGGAGATAAGCAAAAGGAAACACGGAACTAGCCACAAACTCGATCCAGAAGAACTTAAGGAGTATCTTTCTGAGGATTTTGACGTTCTTCTCGTTGGAACAGGTATATATGGAATGTTATCCTTACTTCCAGAGAGCAGAGAGCTAGTTAAGGAAAAAGAGATTATAGAAAGGCCAACGAAAGAAGCTCTCAAGCTATTGGAAAACCTAAGGAAAGAGAAGAGGGTACTCGCGATAATTCATGTAACATGTTAGAAACTTTTATTACCAAATAAATTCACAATATTCTGGTGATAACTTTTATGATAATAAGGGGTAAAGTTAGGGAAAGCAAGATACCAAAATTCAAGCACAGATGGTTTGGAGTTCTCGAGGTTGAGAGTAAGGAAGGAGAGATCTATAGGCTATACATGAGCGGAATAGCACAGTGGTTCATCGAAGGGGATGAAGTTGAAATTAAGGTATTGAAGGAGCCAAAGGAAAGGGACGGAGTTAAGGTACTTGAGTTCAACGACTACGAGCTGTACAAGTTATACGAAGGAGAAAAGATAAAGATCTGGCCCCTCTGGGAGAAGATATACAAGGCAAAGAGATATTCACCCTTAACAGGGGAACTTCTATATGAATACGAGATAAGGGCCAGGGAGGCGATGTACGAGAGGGACTTTGAGTACATAGCTGAACTTGAGCAATA
The window above is part of the Pyrococcus sp. NA2 genome. Proteins encoded here:
- a CDS encoding ATPase, which encodes MALLKLKPLIGEDLPSDFVEVIRSKLRGRVVRTGETVGITILGKVIEFKVVQADPSPLRVDDRTRIEFSKFSVDILERKFDGEIRDVIVSSNLIVVIVENEVIILNQNLEEIYRGKFEKLKNVVIGKDFVVIADGNKLKLIRT
- a CDS encoding leucine/methionine racemase, encoding MDPWEVVERYSKVIAPANRTTYFPLVPVRAENAKVWDVNGREYIDFLSDAAVQNVGHNNPRVIKAVEEQIKRLMHATFIYAFPLEPLLLAEKLVEIVPIENAKVAFGLSGSDANDGAIKFARAYTERQIILSYIRSFYGATYGSMSITGLDPKVKAMVGELSGVHFIPYPNCYRCPFGKDPKTCNMECVEYIKEKFEGEIYADGVAALFAEPIQGDAGMVVPPKDYFKKVKRILDDHGILLVVDEIQSGFGRTGRWFAIEHFGVEPDIITVAKPLGGGLPISAIIGRSEIMDSLPPLSHAFTLSGNPTAAKAALAVIEEIEEKNLLKRAERLGEHAMKRLRGMMRRHELIGDVRGLGLMIGVELVKDRETKERAYEETKKVVWRAFELGLIVTFLQGNVLRIQPPLTIEEELLDEGLDRLKEAIEDVEEGKVPDSVLDKVQGW
- a CDS encoding PadR family transcriptional regulator: MERPNIRGHLKFLVLHILKEKPLHGYGIIKELEERFGIPSPSPGAIYPVLASLRRTGLIESSGKGKKEKTVYRITKKGEKYLEEHRDELERILSIMKNFKEFRELGGDKLVEAIRELLLSLDSLNEEQKRAISSEISSFVKRIKLILLGR
- a CDS encoding ATP-binding cassette domain-containing protein, whose amino-acid sequence is MNANAIEVDKLVKKYGDFEAVKGISFKVKKGEIFAFLGPNGAGKTTTVHVLTTLLKPTSGKAIVAGYDVVEEPQEVRKRIGIVFQDPSLDRELTAYENMYIHGRIYGLGGKELREKIEELLKFVELWKFKDKPVKYFSGGMQRRLEIARALIHEPEILFLDEPTIGLDPQTRAHIWDYIRTMKEEHDMTIFLTTHYMDEAEQLADRIAIIDHGRIIAEGTAEELKKLVGNDIIYLRLESPKEELKCLKAEFIRGCKVLPDGRVRLDVGNAAEALPKLFELAQRNGIRILEVTYHRPTLNDVFLHLTGREIREESGESFARIMMRARMRR
- a CDS encoding ABC transporter permease, producing the protein MKVLTTMVYRELKRFIRSRARVLGSLLNPLIWLIFFGKGWAGAFNFPGARMIFGGVDYMTYLVPGIVAMTVFNMSFMQGITLIWDRQFGFLKELLVAPASRVEAIIGRSIGGALMALIQGAIILALSFTMTDLKISGVVPTLILGFLVGLAISGLGMAIAMKMTSMEGFQIIVTMLMLPMTFLSGAFYPIKTMPTWMQWLAKINPLTYAVDGARYYLAGISPTFSITTDWIVLSGLAVIFVGIAALEFRKATID
- the crcB gene encoding fluoride efflux transporter CrcB, with the protein product MNVKTTLILILGGGLGALARYYISGIFPVYRDFPLGTLLVNSLASFLLGYLYGLLFSGLDVSSEWRLFLGTGFCGGLSTFSTFSYETFSLIREGELSIAMMNILANVLVTLTLVYLGFILAIRR
- a CDS encoding DUF190 domain-containing protein is translated as MVEVEHWNTLRLKIYIGENDKWEGRPLYKVIVEKLREMGIAGATVYRGIYGFGKKSRIHSSDVIRLSTDLPIVIEVVDRGHNIERAVNAIRPMIKDGMITVEPTIVLWMGAEEEIKKFEEDAVAERR
- a CDS encoding Mth938-like domain-containing protein, which produces MKVEEVKFGLVKIDGKEFTHDIVIYPSGRIKRRKKEISKRKHGTSHKLDPEELKEYLSEDFDVLLVGTGIYGMLSLLPESRELVKEKEIIERPTKEALKLLENLRKEKRVLAIIHVTC